From a single Polynucleobacter asymbioticus QLW-P1DMWA-1 genomic region:
- a CDS encoding nuclear transport factor 2 family protein has translation MEQKLPLPPFTKETAIQKIRMAEDAWNTRDPEKVSLVYTEDTIWRNRAEFPKGREQVKEFLQRKWAKELDYRLIKELWAFTANRIAVRFAYECHDDSGNWSRSFGNENWEFNENGFMMRRFASINDLPIKESDRKFFWPLGRRPDDHPGLSDFGF, from the coding sequence ATGGAACAAAAACTACCCCTACCCCCTTTTACTAAAGAAACAGCAATTCAAAAAATTCGAATGGCAGAAGATGCTTGGAATACCCGCGATCCTGAGAAAGTCTCCTTGGTATATACGGAAGATACCATTTGGAGAAACCGAGCGGAATTTCCAAAAGGCAGAGAGCAAGTAAAAGAGTTTCTCCAGCGTAAATGGGCCAAGGAGCTTGACTACCGCTTAATTAAAGAACTATGGGCTTTTACAGCTAATCGCATTGCAGTTCGTTTTGCTTACGAATGTCATGATGACTCTGGTAACTGGTCGCGAAGCTTTGGTAATGAGAATTGGGAGTTCAATGAGAATGGTTTCATGATGAGACGTTTCGCTAGCATTAATGATTTACCCATCAAAGAATCTGATCGAAAGTTTTTTTGGCCCCTAGGAAGAAGACCGGATGACCACCCAGGACTAAGTGATTTTGGCTTCTGA
- a CDS encoding nitroreductase family protein, whose amino-acid sequence MASDNLDSLGGFAHALIHSRQHVSPKRLIAPGPNLSQKLEILNAAGAAPDHGKVTPWHFYEVSPESRNLLGDLFADALIARDPSATPTQIDEAKQKAFRGPLLLLATAKLNNELDNIPEQEKLISAGCAIQNILLMANSLGFGSGLSSGKALYSQKMRELFLLKDKEEPLCFITIGTISVHKPNKQRPDANSYSSVF is encoded by the coding sequence TTGGCTTCTGATAATTTAGATTCACTCGGAGGCTTTGCTCATGCACTGATCCATAGTCGTCAGCATGTTTCTCCTAAAAGACTGATTGCACCAGGCCCCAACCTATCTCAGAAATTAGAAATTTTGAATGCGGCTGGAGCCGCCCCCGATCATGGAAAGGTAACGCCTTGGCACTTTTATGAAGTCAGCCCCGAAAGTCGTAATTTATTAGGTGACTTATTTGCAGACGCACTCATAGCAAGAGACCCAAGCGCAACGCCAACTCAAATTGATGAAGCAAAGCAGAAAGCTTTTCGAGGCCCCTTGCTTTTATTGGCAACCGCTAAGCTGAACAATGAACTTGACAATATTCCCGAGCAAGAAAAACTCATCTCCGCAGGATGTGCAATTCAAAATATTTTACTAATGGCTAATTCTTTAGGATTTGGCTCAGGACTATCAAGCGGTAAGGCTCTATACAGCCAAAAGATGAGGGAGTTATTTTTACTTAAGGATAAAGAGGAGCCTCTGTGCTTCATCACTATCGGCACTATCTCGGTTCATAAGCCCAATAAGCAAAGGCCTGATGCAAATTCTTATAGTTCAGTTTTCTAA
- a CDS encoding TonB-dependent receptor produces MNMNVLKHLSVLVFAAVMFCRSVSAQDIAASDIPTLNVTGNRDDGQGFLSPNKIIAGDELQGKLSGTLGATLSNELGISATGYGAGASRPVIRGLDGARVQILQNGLAAGDVSSISADHAVASPMQNTHQIEILRGAAALQYGSGSSGGLVNVVNDRIVTSMPDTLSGAVNTSYETVNQNKTANIELDAPAGPLALHVDSAISNSNNYRIPGFAEQGGPNANWAINPGNPVNIPYSGKLPFSYSDENSLGVGASYIRSDGYTGLSMERLNHNYGIPTSEGGFIQQSQNRYDLAHQTNDPFDGFSSVKISAANTNYQHTEFTNNGVASTQWNNTATEARLELAHKALLGSKGVIGAQITGATLNATDLTTNNYAIVPQTKSNSTALFVVEEGRYGPLKTSLGARYNYASQNPNSSTQFPSQSSQEFTPNTYGPPTIQNRQFNLMSYSAGGMLDITSGYGLGLAYTVSQRAPSPQELYSYGPHDSTATFDIGNSNLGTETSHNLELSLQKTVGLMRGKASIYRNQFSNYIYGFYTGSYSQANENFSVVQASQANANIQGAEGEITYNWSQTGVGGRVFGDVSQGTFTSGGNLPLQPAPRLGTELAYQRNGWLTSATYIYSFQQNRLASWEIGPTPSYNLLNANLSYTERIGKVNWTAYMALKNLLNEDIRYATSPMSVRLYAPQPGRSLMVGLRAAF; encoded by the coding sequence ATGAATATGAATGTATTGAAGCACCTCTCTGTTTTAGTTTTTGCTGCCGTGATGTTTTGCAGATCTGTCTCTGCTCAAGATATTGCTGCATCAGACATACCAACATTAAATGTCACCGGTAATCGCGATGATGGCCAAGGCTTTCTATCACCTAACAAAATCATTGCTGGCGATGAATTGCAAGGTAAATTGAGCGGCACCTTGGGTGCAACCCTTTCAAATGAATTGGGCATATCAGCTACTGGTTATGGTGCGGGCGCTTCTAGACCCGTCATACGAGGATTAGACGGTGCACGAGTACAGATTCTGCAAAATGGTTTGGCTGCTGGGGATGTCTCCAGTATTTCTGCAGATCATGCGGTTGCTAGTCCTATGCAAAATACCCATCAAATTGAGATATTACGGGGTGCAGCCGCTCTGCAGTATGGCTCAGGTTCCAGTGGTGGACTAGTAAACGTGGTGAATGATCGCATTGTGACTTCAATGCCTGATACGCTCTCAGGCGCAGTTAATACCAGCTATGAAACAGTAAACCAAAACAAAACAGCCAATATTGAATTAGATGCCCCAGCTGGTCCCTTGGCGTTACATGTAGATTCTGCTATCAGCAACTCTAACAACTATCGTATTCCTGGGTTTGCTGAGCAAGGAGGCCCCAATGCCAATTGGGCTATCAATCCCGGTAATCCAGTCAACATTCCATACAGTGGAAAGCTACCCTTTTCTTATAGCGATGAAAATAGCTTGGGAGTGGGTGCAAGCTATATTAGATCCGATGGATATACAGGCCTATCAATGGAGCGCCTGAACCATAACTATGGAATCCCTACCTCTGAAGGTGGTTTTATTCAGCAGTCCCAAAACCGCTATGACTTAGCGCATCAAACGAATGATCCCTTTGATGGCTTTTCTTCAGTCAAAATCAGTGCTGCAAATACAAACTATCAACACACTGAGTTTACGAATAATGGAGTTGCTTCTACTCAGTGGAATAACACCGCAACTGAAGCAAGATTGGAATTAGCGCATAAAGCATTGCTAGGGTCAAAAGGAGTAATCGGCGCTCAAATTACTGGCGCAACATTAAATGCCACGGATTTAACTACTAATAACTACGCAATCGTTCCTCAAACTAAATCAAACTCAACAGCCCTATTTGTAGTGGAAGAAGGGCGTTACGGCCCTTTAAAAACGAGTTTGGGGGCACGTTATAACTATGCATCTCAAAATCCGAATTCAAGCACTCAATTTCCAAGTCAAAGTTCTCAAGAATTTACTCCCAACACCTACGGCCCGCCTACTATTCAGAACCGGCAGTTCAATTTAATGTCCTACTCTGCTGGGGGAATGTTGGATATTACAAGTGGGTATGGGCTTGGCTTAGCCTATACAGTGTCACAAAGGGCGCCATCCCCTCAAGAACTGTATTCCTATGGCCCGCACGATTCAACGGCAACATTTGATATTGGTAACTCCAATCTAGGAACTGAAACTTCACACAATCTTGAGCTTAGCTTGCAAAAAACAGTAGGCTTGATGCGCGGCAAGGCCAGCATTTATCGGAATCAGTTCTCTAATTACATCTATGGTTTTTATACAGGCTCTTACAGCCAGGCTAATGAGAATTTCTCTGTAGTGCAAGCCTCTCAGGCTAACGCCAATATCCAAGGCGCTGAAGGTGAGATTACTTACAACTGGAGTCAAACAGGGGTTGGTGGACGTGTATTTGGAGATGTCTCTCAAGGCACATTTACTTCTGGTGGAAATTTACCCTTACAGCCGGCCCCTCGTCTGGGTACAGAGTTAGCATATCAACGTAATGGTTGGCTCACTAGCGCGACTTACATCTATAGCTTTCAGCAAAATAGACTTGCTAGCTGGGAAATAGGACCTACGCCCAGCTATAACCTACTCAACGCGAATTTATCTTACACAGAACGAATTGGAAAGGTGAACTGGACCGCTTATATGGCCCTTAAGAATCTCTTAAATGAAGACATTCGTTATGCTACTTCCCCAATGTCCGTTAGACTCTATGCCCCGCAGCCTGGCAGAAGCCTCATGGTCGGCTTGAGAGCAGCCTTTTGA
- the glmM gene encoding phosphoglucosamine mutase yields MKKQYFGTDGIRGEVGKFPIVPEFMTRLGYAAGKVLTKDAKPHERCKVLIGKDTRVSGYLLEAALEAGFAAAGVDVMLCGPIPTPGVAYLTKALRLSAGVVISASHNPYQDNGIKFFSAKGDKLSDDFELAIEAELENPIGCVSSKELGKAFRLDDAAGRYIEFCKSTFPGDLNLKGLKLVVDCANGAAYHTAPHVFHELGAEVISIGVSPDGRNINDGCGATAPAALIAKVKEEGADLGIALDGDADRLQMVDSTGRLFNGDELLYVLAKDRIDRGQQLGGVIGTLMTNLAIENAIKGLGIGFERANVGDRYVLELLKQKGWLIGGEGSGHLLCLDQHSTGDGTIAALQVLAAMSQNKKSLSELLNTVKIFPQVLLNVKLKPSYDWKSDEVLNKQITKVEADLKDAGRVLIRASGTEPLLRVMVETQSADVAMNAAKSIADLVPTP; encoded by the coding sequence ATGAAAAAACAATACTTTGGTACGGATGGCATACGAGGTGAGGTAGGGAAATTTCCTATTGTTCCAGAATTTATGACTCGCCTGGGATATGCTGCCGGTAAGGTACTTACTAAAGATGCTAAACCGCATGAGCGTTGCAAAGTATTGATTGGAAAAGATACTCGTGTCTCTGGTTATTTATTAGAAGCAGCTCTTGAGGCTGGTTTTGCAGCGGCCGGTGTGGATGTGATGTTATGCGGCCCAATTCCAACTCCAGGTGTTGCCTATTTAACCAAAGCATTGCGATTATCTGCAGGTGTCGTGATTTCTGCTTCACACAATCCTTATCAAGATAACGGTATCAAATTCTTCTCAGCTAAAGGCGATAAGTTATCCGATGATTTTGAGCTTGCCATTGAGGCAGAATTAGAAAATCCGATTGGGTGTGTTAGCTCTAAAGAATTGGGTAAAGCCTTTCGTCTAGATGATGCAGCAGGAAGATATATTGAATTTTGTAAATCAACATTTCCAGGTGACTTAAATCTAAAAGGCTTAAAGTTAGTTGTTGATTGTGCAAATGGAGCCGCTTACCACACAGCTCCTCATGTGTTTCATGAGCTTGGTGCTGAGGTCATCTCCATTGGAGTTTCTCCAGATGGTCGCAATATTAATGATGGGTGCGGCGCTACTGCACCAGCAGCCCTTATTGCCAAGGTAAAAGAAGAGGGCGCTGATTTAGGTATTGCTTTAGATGGAGACGCCGATCGCTTACAAATGGTTGACTCTACAGGGCGTTTATTCAATGGTGATGAGTTACTTTATGTGCTTGCTAAAGATCGAATTGATCGAGGCCAACAATTGGGTGGCGTTATTGGAACCTTGATGACAAACTTAGCTATTGAAAATGCTATTAAAGGGCTTGGTATTGGATTTGAACGTGCCAATGTGGGTGATCGTTATGTTTTGGAATTATTAAAGCAAAAAGGTTGGCTCATCGGTGGCGAAGGCTCTGGTCACTTGCTATGCCTAGACCAACATTCCACAGGTGATGGCACTATTGCAGCCCTTCAAGTATTGGCGGCAATGAGCCAGAATAAAAAAAGTTTGTCCGAGCTTCTCAATACAGTGAAGATTTTCCCGCAAGTACTCTTGAATGTGAAATTGAAGCCTAGTTATGACTGGAAGTCAGATGAAGTTCTTAATAAACAAATTACCAAAGTAGAAGCAGACCTCAAAGACGCCGGAAGGGTGCTTATTAGGGCGTCTGGCACCGAACCCTTGCTTCGAGTAATGGTTGAGACCCAGAGCGCTGATGTAGCCATGAATGCTGCCAAAAGCATTGCTGACTTGGTGCCCACCCCTTAA
- the folP gene encoding dihydropteroate synthase has product MGNLGIHKMPTTWRCGRFLFDFNKRKRPIVMGILNATPDSFSDGGMFRTAKDALAQAERMIANGVDLIDIGGESTRPGAEPVPLQEELDRVLPVIEGLKDCGIPLSIDTYKAETMRKALVAGVDCVNDIWALRQEGALKAVLESNSCGIVLMHMQRDPLTMQFNPEYRNVIEEVRQFLKDRANLLIENGVGFDRIAIDPGFGFGKSLEHNLSMLSNFSQFSSLGFPVLAGISRKSMLGKVTGKETNDRVSASVAAAVMAADRGARIVRVHDVPETVDALKLWEAVQP; this is encoded by the coding sequence ATGGGCAATCTAGGCATACACAAGATGCCCACAACATGGCGTTGTGGGCGTTTTCTTTTTGACTTTAACAAACGCAAGCGCCCCATTGTGATGGGTATATTGAACGCGACTCCTGATTCATTTTCTGATGGCGGCATGTTTAGAACAGCAAAAGATGCCCTAGCGCAAGCCGAGCGAATGATTGCTAACGGTGTCGATCTGATTGACATTGGCGGAGAATCTACAAGACCTGGTGCAGAGCCAGTCCCTCTTCAGGAAGAATTGGATCGTGTCTTACCAGTGATAGAAGGTTTAAAAGATTGCGGCATTCCTCTGTCAATCGATACCTATAAAGCAGAGACGATGCGAAAAGCATTGGTTGCTGGTGTCGATTGCGTGAATGATATTTGGGCGCTTAGACAAGAGGGCGCCTTGAAGGCTGTACTAGAAAGTAATAGCTGCGGTATTGTTTTAATGCATATGCAACGTGATCCACTCACAATGCAATTTAATCCTGAATACCGCAATGTGATTGAAGAGGTGAGGCAATTCCTCAAAGATCGAGCAAACCTTTTAATTGAAAATGGGGTGGGTTTCGATCGCATCGCCATCGATCCGGGTTTTGGTTTTGGCAAAAGCCTTGAGCATAATCTTTCCATGCTCTCCAATTTCAGTCAATTTTCTAGCTTGGGATTTCCTGTATTAGCCGGAATCTCTAGAAAATCAATGCTGGGAAAGGTAACGGGCAAAGAGACCAATGATCGCGTTTCGGCAAGTGTGGCTGCCGCAGTCATGGCTGCTGATCGGGGTGCAAGAATTGTTCGCGTTCACGACGTGCCTGAAACTGTCGATGCTTTGAAGCTTTGGGAAGCGGTTCAGCCCTAG
- the ftsH gene encoding ATP-dependent zinc metalloprotease FtsH, with amino-acid sequence MNSNMFQKIGVWLIVGLVLFTVFKQFDKPKDQNQVTYSQFMDDAKAGKVKRVDVQGRTLQVTPADGNKYSIISPGDIRMVGDLMKYGVQVTGKADDEPNMLVSALYYLGPTLLIIGFWFFMMRQMQGGGKGGAFSFGKSKARLIDENSNTVTFADVAGCDEAKEEVFELVDFLKDPQKFQKLGGRIPHGVLLVGPPGTGKTLLAKAIAGEAKVPFFSISGSDFVEMFVGVGASRVRDMFENAKKNSPCIIFIDEIDAVGRHRGAGMGGGNDEREQTLNQMLVEMDGFESNSGVIVVAATNRSDVLDKALLRPGRFDRQVHVGLPDIRGREQILQVHMRKVPIDPDVNAAVLARGTPGFSGADLANLVNESALFAARRNKRSVDMKDFEDAKDKIYMGPERKSAVMREEERRNTAYHESGHAVVAKVLPKADPVHKVTIMPRGMALGVTWQLPEFDRVNLYKDRMLEELAILFGGRAAEEVFLHSMSTGASNDFERATKMARDMVTRYGMSDSLGTMVYVDTESESIFGRTNSKTVSELTQQKVDAEIRMLIDSQYALARSILEQNRDKVEAMVAALLEWETIDAEQINDIMEGRPPRTPKPPPATQFGNSAGTPGPAAGSAPATA; translated from the coding sequence TTGAACAGCAATATGTTCCAAAAAATCGGTGTGTGGCTCATTGTGGGCTTAGTGCTTTTTACTGTGTTTAAACAGTTCGACAAGCCTAAGGATCAGAATCAGGTCACCTATTCCCAATTCATGGATGATGCAAAAGCGGGCAAAGTTAAGCGTGTAGATGTGCAAGGTCGCACATTGCAAGTAACTCCTGCAGATGGAAATAAATATTCCATCATCTCTCCTGGTGATATCCGGATGGTTGGTGACCTCATGAAGTATGGAGTTCAAGTAACTGGCAAGGCCGATGATGAGCCTAATATGCTGGTGTCTGCTTTGTACTATCTTGGGCCAACTTTATTGATTATTGGTTTTTGGTTTTTCATGATGCGTCAAATGCAGGGTGGCGGTAAGGGCGGTGCATTCTCTTTCGGCAAATCCAAAGCGCGTCTGATTGATGAAAACAGTAATACAGTTACCTTTGCAGATGTTGCCGGTTGCGACGAGGCCAAGGAAGAGGTCTTCGAGTTGGTGGACTTCTTAAAGGATCCGCAAAAATTTCAAAAGCTAGGCGGGCGTATACCGCACGGCGTTCTTTTGGTTGGCCCTCCAGGTACTGGTAAAACCTTGCTTGCAAAGGCAATTGCTGGCGAAGCTAAAGTCCCTTTCTTCTCTATCTCCGGCTCAGATTTCGTAGAGATGTTTGTTGGTGTTGGTGCATCTCGTGTTCGCGATATGTTCGAAAACGCCAAAAAGAATTCTCCTTGCATCATCTTCATTGATGAGATTGATGCTGTAGGTCGTCATCGTGGCGCTGGTATGGGCGGCGGTAATGATGAGCGTGAGCAAACACTCAACCAAATGCTCGTTGAGATGGATGGTTTTGAAAGTAACAGCGGTGTGATTGTTGTTGCCGCCACCAATAGATCTGATGTATTGGATAAAGCGTTGCTAAGACCAGGTCGTTTTGACCGTCAGGTGCACGTTGGCTTACCTGATATCCGCGGTCGCGAACAAATTTTGCAAGTTCATATGCGTAAGGTACCGATTGATCCAGATGTGAATGCGGCAGTGTTAGCCCGTGGCACACCTGGCTTCTCAGGCGCTGATTTGGCTAACTTGGTTAACGAATCCGCTTTATTTGCTGCACGTCGTAATAAGCGTTCGGTTGATATGAAGGATTTTGAAGACGCAAAAGACAAGATTTACATGGGGCCTGAGCGCAAATCTGCTGTGATGCGTGAAGAAGAGCGTCGTAATACCGCATATCATGAATCTGGTCATGCTGTAGTTGCAAAAGTATTGCCTAAAGCAGATCCCGTGCATAAGGTCACTATCATGCCTCGTGGTATGGCATTGGGCGTTACTTGGCAGTTACCGGAGTTTGACCGTGTGAACTTATATAAAGATCGCATGTTGGAAGAGTTGGCGATTTTATTTGGTGGCCGTGCCGCTGAAGAAGTTTTCTTGCACTCAATGAGTACAGGTGCATCGAATGACTTCGAGCGAGCTACTAAAATGGCGCGCGATATGGTGACTCGATACGGTATGAGCGATAGTCTCGGCACGATGGTTTATGTCGACACTGAATCCGAAAGTATTTTTGGCCGCACGAATTCTAAAACTGTTTCTGAGTTAACTCAACAAAAGGTAGATGCAGAAATTCGGATGCTGATTGATAGTCAATATGCTTTAGCACGATCCATCCTTGAGCAAAACCGAGATAAAGTCGAGGCAATGGTTGCCGCTTTGCTCGAATGGGAAACCATAGATGCCGAGCAAATCAACGACATCATGGAAGGCCGTCCTCCGCGCACCCCTAAGCCGCCACCTGCTACTCAGTTTGGAAATTCTGCTGGAACTCCAGGGCCTGCTGCCGGCAGCGCCCCAGCAACTGCATAA
- a CDS encoding RlmE family RNA methyltransferase, with translation MAKNKFNKSWLQDHLTDPYVKMAQKEGYRARAVYKLSEIDEQDHLIKAGMTIVDLGSAPGSWSQYVRNRLTELGKSNPKIESGKPDGQIIAIDILPMEDIADVSFIQGDFREEEGLAALEALLPKSAEGKVDLVLSDMAPNLSGVGVADSARMAFLAEIALDFATAHLKPEGALLIKCFNGSGYSQIVESFKKVFKTVASRKPKASRAKSSEIFLLGKNLKPPK, from the coding sequence TTGGCAAAGAATAAATTTAATAAAAGTTGGTTGCAGGATCATTTAACCGATCCCTACGTGAAGATGGCTCAAAAAGAGGGCTATCGCGCTAGAGCGGTTTACAAGCTCAGCGAAATTGACGAGCAAGATCATCTCATCAAAGCCGGTATGACTATTGTGGATTTGGGGAGCGCTCCTGGGAGCTGGTCTCAGTACGTCCGCAATCGGCTTACTGAACTAGGCAAAAGCAATCCAAAAATAGAATCTGGTAAACCAGACGGTCAGATTATTGCTATTGATATTCTGCCAATGGAAGATATTGCTGATGTCAGCTTTATTCAAGGTGACTTTAGAGAAGAAGAGGGTTTGGCTGCCTTAGAGGCACTTTTGCCAAAGAGCGCTGAAGGTAAGGTTGACTTGGTGCTATCAGATATGGCGCCCAACCTCTCTGGAGTTGGCGTTGCAGATTCTGCCAGAATGGCATTTTTGGCAGAAATTGCCTTAGACTTTGCTACAGCCCACTTAAAGCCGGAGGGCGCCTTGCTAATAAAGTGCTTTAACGGTAGTGGGTACAGCCAAATCGTGGAATCCTTTAAAAAGGTCTTCAAAACGGTTGCATCTCGTAAGCCAAAGGCATCAAGAGCAAAGTCCTCGGAGATCTTCCTTTTGGGAAAAAATCTCAAACCTCCAAAATAA
- a CDS encoding YhbY family RNA-binding protein encodes MTALTITPTQRKSLKADAHDLSPVVMIGGDGLTPAVVKEAKLAINHHGLIKIRVFGDDREARIAIYEELCDKLNAAPVQHIGKLLVLWKPKDIVDDALSNLGRSNKQTKKSLQAPRTKRQPNRAPTKAGVRTSTSERSDRRSASNKSPFARAAAVKSATPKKRVLRSEAAESKIGWSSPGYRKAVAAPAPIKKRKVRMSSTKKKSLGS; translated from the coding sequence ATGACTGCACTTACCATTACCCCTACACAACGTAAATCCCTCAAAGCTGACGCCCACGACTTAAGTCCGGTCGTCATGATTGGCGGCGATGGCTTAACTCCTGCCGTAGTGAAAGAAGCCAAATTAGCAATCAATCATCATGGATTGATAAAGATTCGCGTGTTTGGTGATGATCGCGAAGCACGCATTGCAATCTATGAAGAGCTTTGCGACAAACTCAATGCAGCGCCAGTTCAACACATCGGTAAGTTACTCGTTCTTTGGAAGCCGAAAGATATCGTTGATGATGCACTTTCAAACTTAGGTAGATCTAACAAGCAAACTAAGAAATCATTACAAGCGCCGCGCACTAAACGTCAACCAAATCGTGCACCAACTAAAGCAGGTGTTCGCACTAGTACTTCAGAAAGATCTGACCGTCGTTCAGCTTCTAATAAGTCACCATTCGCGCGGGCTGCAGCTGTGAAATCTGCCACCCCTAAAAAGCGTGTGCTGCGCTCTGAAGCTGCAGAATCTAAAATTGGTTGGTCTTCGCCTGGCTACCGTAAAGCAGTTGCTGCCCCTGCTCCCATCAAAAAACGCAAAGTGAGAATGAGCAGCACCAAGAAAAAATCACTTGGGTCTTAA
- a CDS encoding DUF4149 domain-containing protein, producing MRITQSQRIFNVISGLWVGSFFAVGFLVVPILFSSLGDRQIAGLVAANLFKITAYIGVCLSAILMVAANFYVRTGLDSYRMIRWILLGMLICSIGAAFILIPRMNILRDQALYLGVSVTETNNADFFKRLHGISSALFLLQSALGIVLLWRTTKTINTNI from the coding sequence ATGCGAATTACGCAATCCCAGAGAATTTTTAACGTAATTTCTGGGCTTTGGGTCGGGAGCTTTTTTGCTGTTGGTTTCTTAGTTGTTCCAATTCTGTTTTCAAGTTTGGGCGATCGTCAAATTGCTGGCCTAGTAGCCGCAAATCTTTTCAAAATAACGGCCTATATAGGTGTCTGCCTTAGTGCCATTCTGATGGTGGCTGCTAATTTTTATGTGCGAACAGGACTTGATTCTTATCGGATGATTCGGTGGATTCTATTAGGAATGCTGATCTGCTCCATAGGGGCAGCCTTTATTTTGATTCCCAGGATGAATATCTTGCGTGATCAAGCTTTGTATCTAGGCGTATCTGTCACTGAAACCAACAATGCAGATTTCTTTAAAAGATTGCACGGTATTTCTAGCGCTCTTTTTCTGCTCCAAAGTGCGCTAGGCATAGTTTTACTATGGAGAACTACCAAAACAATAAATACGAATATCTAG
- the greA gene encoding transcription elongation factor GreA produces the protein MSTIPITKRGAELLKEELHRLKHIERPAVIIAISEARAQGDLSENAEYDAAKEKQGFIEGRIQELESKLSAAQVIDPASLDVTGLVVFGATVDLEDLEDGTKLTYQIVGDDEADIALNKISISSPIARALISKEEGDVVAVHAPAGNREVEILAVRYI, from the coding sequence ATGAGCACAATTCCTATTACTAAACGCGGTGCAGAACTTCTTAAGGAAGAATTGCACCGCCTTAAGCACATTGAACGTCCAGCAGTCATTATTGCTATTTCTGAAGCCCGCGCACAGGGCGATCTTTCTGAAAATGCAGAGTACGATGCTGCAAAAGAAAAGCAGGGCTTTATTGAAGGCCGCATTCAAGAATTGGAAAGCAAACTTTCTGCCGCTCAAGTGATCGATCCAGCTAGCTTAGATGTTACAGGTCTAGTTGTCTTTGGCGCCACCGTAGATCTAGAGGATCTAGAAGACGGTACCAAGCTTACCTATCAAATCGTTGGTGATGATGAGGCAGATATTGCTTTAAATAAAATATCTATTAGCTCACCGATCGCTCGTGCTTTAATTAGCAAAGAAGAGGGTGATGTAGTTGCTGTACATGCTCCTGCTGGTAATCGCGAGGTTGAAATTTTGGCGGTACGTTATATCTAA